The region AGTGAAATTTAAGGGATATATTTATAAATTTAAGTTAAATGCCTCCCATAGTGTTTTAATTGATAACGTAAGGGGAAATGTCCATTCTCATACTTTTATTATTATAATGCACATTAAGATAGCTAGCAGTGATTTTGTTCTTTATAATGATGTGGAGAAAGTAATAATTGATTATTTAAAAAAGTATGAAGAAAAAGAACTAAATAAAATAGAACCATTTGATGAGATAGAACCTACTTTGGAAAATATAGGCAATTTTTTATTTGATGAAATTCAAAAGATACTTTCCGCAAAAAGTATTGAACTTACTAAACTAGAAATAAGTGAAACTCCTGCTAGAGTGTATATTGTAAATGCACAGAATAAAAAGCAGGAGGAGGAATATAATGTTAAAATAAGAAAACTTTTATTAAATAGTCTTATTAATTCATGTGCAGAGGATTTGTTAAACAAATATAAGGGTTCTAAGGATAAAGTAAAAAAACAAAAAGCTGTAGTTCCTGTGAAAAGGATACTAAAAGAAAAAGAAATAGAAGAATATCATGAAAACGTTGAAGGAGAAGATTCAGTAGAAATCATTAAAGAATATAAAGTATTGCCTAAAGCTTTAATTTCAATGTTTTTTTTACTTTTAATTTCAGTGCTGCTTACGTTATATTTGAAAAATTTAGGAGGGTACCCGTGGGGAATAGATACCTATGGGCATATATTTAAAGCTGATTTTTTATATAAAAGTATAAAAAGTGGGAATTTATATCCACTATTAACTAAGTATTGGTATAATGGCATACAACCTTTTAGGTACTGGGCGCCTCTCACATACTACATACTAGCGGCATTCCAGTTTGCTTCCGGCGGAGATGCTATTAATGCTTATTTTATTTTTGTAATATTTGTATTTCTAATAGGAGCCATGGGGTGGCTCATGTGGGGTATAGGGGGGAAAAATGTATATACAGCCTTGATTTTGGGTATAGTATGGTTCTTTTTACCTGAAAATTTGAAGGTGCTTTTCTTTGAAGGGAATATTCCGAGAGTTGTTATAACAGCTTTATTGCCTTATCTATTTTACTTCTTGTGGGATTTCGTTGAATATGGCAAGAAGTGGTCAATATTACTAATGAGTTTTTTTATGGTGCTCATAACCATGACTCATTTGATGATAGCTGCAATGTTAGGTGTAGCATCATTCATATTTTTATTCATCTATTCAATTTTATTTAAGAAATTTTTAAGATCTATGCGTGTAATAGCAGCTATGCTTTTATCTTATGCTATTTGTGGCATATGGCTTTATCCAGCGCTTAAGGGTGGACTTGCATCTATGGACAGCGGTGCTACGTCTGAGGTTATGAAATTTTTTAGTGCGAAATTCACTTTAGCATTAAATCCTTTTTTAAGAGTAATAAATGCCAATAAAAATGGTCTATTTTATTATGGAATATCTATATTTGTAGTTGCTATTTTGGGTGTGTTTCTTTCGAAGAAAAAAAGTTTACCTGGGTTTATAACTTCATTAATTATATTTTTTGGAAGTACCACTGCGTTTTTGCCAATAATATCAAAATTACCTTTAAATCAGCTTTTTTGGATGATACGATTTACACCTATAGCTTATGCCTTATTTGTTATAAGTATTTTAAACTGGAAAAGCTGCAAAGTATGGTTTAAGACTGTAATTTTGATTTTTATAATAGCTGACAGTGCATTATCTTTCAATTTTAAGCTTTATCCAGAGGGGAAAAGTTACAGTACTGCAAAAGAACTTAAAATAGCTAAAAATATAACAAATCAAAGGATTTCA is a window of Clostridium pasteurianum DNA encoding:
- a CDS encoding 6-pyruvoyl-tetrahydropterin synthase-related protein translates to MKFKGYIYKFKLNASHSVLIDNVRGNVHSHTFIIIMHIKIASSDFVLYNDVEKVIIDYLKKYEEKELNKIEPFDEIEPTLENIGNFLFDEIQKILSAKSIELTKLEISETPARVYIVNAQNKKQEEEYNVKIRKLLLNSLINSCAEDLLNKYKGSKDKVKKQKAVVPVKRILKEKEIEEYHENVEGEDSVEIIKEYKVLPKALISMFFLLLISVLLTLYLKNLGGYPWGIDTYGHIFKADFLYKSIKSGNLYPLLTKYWYNGIQPFRYWAPLTYYILAAFQFASGGDAINAYFIFVIFVFLIGAMGWLMWGIGGKNVYTALILGIVWFFLPENLKVLFFEGNIPRVVITALLPYLFYFLWDFVEYGKKWSILLMSFFMVLITMTHLMIAAMLGVASFIFLFIYSILFKKFLRSMRVIAAMLLSYAICGIWLYPALKGGLASMDSGATSEVMKFFSAKFTLALNPFLRVINANKNGLFYYGISIFVVAILGVFLSKKKSLPGFITSLIIFFGSTTAFLPIISKLPLNQLFWMIRFTPIAYALFVISILNWKSCKVWFKTVILIFIIADSALSFNFKLYPEGKSYSTAKELKIAKNITNQRISLLDDSTYQSYASYYICSTGKEVPYSYGWAWQGASTAQNIVLLNTALENGYYKYMFDRSLEMGCDTVLVRKSVLKYNKKNFNSINIGAKLSGYSLYSEDDDSYVFHRKTPKNFGVITKYYGLCLGKNSSDIPLQYPSFKLGDSCNIEDYSLKDLMKYKVIYLSGFSYNNRKAAEKMLTALSKSGVKVIVDMNKIPIDPIINRMTLLGVNAEPITFNNKMPNLFFKGQKYKPSVEFNEKYKKWSTVYLGKVPEVIGFSWINDRKIPFLGKGNGNNKNVYFIGFNLMFNGMENEDTKSIDIMNSVMGTELLNPPQRNIVPLDVKYYKNLIKIKSPKNNVNTTLAFLDAYKGDKGIYKDQNLLNVVKKGETNISITYPYLIQGAVLSILGLIGLVILIIL